The following proteins are encoded in a genomic region of Sesamum indicum cultivar Zhongzhi No. 13 linkage group LG8, S_indicum_v1.0, whole genome shotgun sequence:
- the LOC105167797 gene encoding polyubiquitin-like, whose amino-acid sequence MDLTFLPSRGNPFCIEVGYFDTVLEIKEKIEKDQRIPISKQTLLFEGNVLQDELNIHYSEILDGSRIQLLVESEALSQLLEMDELSPLTILLLLKMPSSELITLEMDINDTIRRLKEEIHDIEGVPINRLAVHAKGIELQDHKSMLDYGLSDNSEIDVAIRPSPATTRSRSSSGNMNSGSRKLRILVLTQSSSEKIPVEVNSSDNVRHLREKLEELKLDLPQEGYFFIHKKNVMDDHQSFRWHRVCQGDTIETFRGTVSYMDKDK is encoded by the coding sequence ATGGATTTGACCTTCCTACCAAGTCGAGGTAACCCTTTCTGCATTGAGGTAGGCTACTTCGACACAGTGCTGGAGATCAAGGAGAAGATCGAGAAGGATCAGCGCATCCCCATATCCAAACAAACTCTACTTTTCGAAGGCAATGTCCTCCAAGATGAGCTGAATATCCACTACTCTGAGATCCTTGATGGGTCTCGCATCCAACTACTTGTGGAGTCTGAGGCTCTCAGCCAACTGCTCGAGATGGATGAGCTTTCACCCTTGACGATCCTGCTCCTTCTCAAAATGCCATCATCAGAGCTCATCACTCTTGAAATGGATATCAACGATACAATTCGGAGGCTGAAGGAGGAAATCCACGATATAGAAGGAGTACCGATCAACCGATTGGCCGTCCATGCAAAAGGAATCGAATTGCAGGATCATAAATCCATGCTAGACTACGGGCTGTCGGATAACTCAGAAATAGACGTAGCTATTCGGCCCTCTCCTGCCACCACTAGGTCGCGGTCGTCTTCTGGGAACATGAACAGCGGATCGAGGAAGTTGAGGATACTTGTTCTTACCCAAAGTAGTTCTGAAAAGATTCCGGTCGAGGTGAATTCCTCGGACAACGTGAGGCACCTGAGGGAGAAGCTGGAGGAGCTGAAACTGGATCTTCCACAAGAAGggtattttttcattcacaaaaaaaatgtaatggaTGATCATCAATCTTTCAGATGGCACCGTGTTTGTCAAGGAGATACCATTGAGACTTTTCGTGGAACAGTTTCTTATATGGATAAAGATAAATAG